Below is a window of Drosophila bipectinata strain 14024-0381.07 chromosome XR, DbipHiC1v2, whole genome shotgun sequence DNA.
ttttgtccatttttcgtgaggggatcccttgaaaatggggtttttccctatagggcccactgcgatgtctatatcttctccaattctgatccgattctcaagcggagtaccttaaacgatttctgggtcgattctccaccattctgcatcaaaatactgaaacaaaatattttttagattttttgtccattttttcgtgaggggatcccttgaataTGGTGTTTTGCCCTATAGTGCCCACTgccatgtctatatcttctccaattctgatctgattctcaagcggagtaccttaaacgatttctgggtcgattctccaccattctgcatcaaaatactgaaacaaaatattttttagattttttgtccatttttcgtgaggggatcccttgaataTGGTGTTTTGCCCTATAGTGCCCACTgccatgtctatatcttctccaattctgatccgattctcaagcggagtaccttaaacgatttctgggtcgattctccaccattctgcatcaaaatactgagacaaaatattttttagattttttgtccatttttcgtgaggggatcccttgaataTGGTGTTTTGCCCTATAGTGCCCACTgccatgtctatatcttctccaattctgatccgattctcaagaggagtacctttaacgatttctgggtcgattctccaccattctgcatctaaatcctgagacaaaatattttttagattttttgtccatttttcgtgaggggatcccttgaataTGGTGTTTTGCCCTATATGGCTCACTgccatgtctatatcttctccaattctgatccgattcttcagcggagtaccttaaacgatttctgtgtCGAGtctctaccattctgcatctaaatcctgacccaaaatattttttagattttttgtccatttttcgtgaggggatcccttgaaaatggggttttttcgctatagggcccactgccaTGTCTATAGCTTctccaattcgtatccgattctcaagcggagtaccttcaacgatttctgggtcgattctccaccattctgcatctaaatcctgagacaaaatattttttagattttttgtccatttttcgtgaggggatcccttgaaaatggggtttttccctatagggcccactgcgatgtctatatcttctccaattctgatccgattctcaagcggagtaccttaaacgatttctgggtcgattctccaccattctgcatcaaaatccagagacaaaatattttttagattttttgtccattttttttttccaaacccCTTGAAAACGGGGTTTTGCCCTAGAAGGTCCCCAGTGATGgctttatcttccccaattctgatccgatactctttttaatatttataatataaagaAAGGTcatgaaataatttttttttaagaagatATAACTAcacaattttcttaaaataaatataactttctccaaaaacaataatcatttttaagtttaaataaaatttggcattttatgatttaatttttctgaGAAACAAAACATCATTATttaatgagtttttttttttaataataataattttaatacagataataatttttaacattacaatttttgaagaaaagacattatttttttcagataagctgttttttccaaaaataattcctatctcagaaataataattttaaaaatagcaaATTCCAATAAAGTCCGAATAATAATTAGAGAATATAGTCTATTTATAGAACtggacatttttattttctaaaatttaatatatttaagaaaacacccattttttcaatattttcaaattcaGTATCGAAATgggtaaaatttttctaatagACCCCCACTTTGCATTCCCCAGCTGCCATCAGGAACGCCACACCAGCGAGCTGCTCCCCCCAACCGACGATCGTGGAACTGAAGCCGCCGGGCACCGAGAGCGTCAACTTCTACTACTTCCCGTCCTGCACCAGGATCAACCGCTGCAGCGGCTGTTGCGGATCGACGCTGATATCCTGCCAGCCGACGGAAACCGAGATCGTGCAGCTGCGAGTACGGAAGGTGGACCGCAGTGGGGCCGGACCGCGCCGTCTGACGGCCATCGTGGACGTGGAACAGCACCTGGCGTGCCGCTGCGACTGCCGGATCAAGGAGGGCGACTGCAACGCCTACCAGTCGTATCGCCAGGAGCTGTGCCGGTGCGAGTGCCACAACACGGACGCCAAGGACAAGTGCCTGGAGCAGCCGGACACCAAGTACTGGGACGATGCCAACTGCACCTGTGCGTGCCGCTACAATCAGAGCTGCACCACCGGCACCGTCTTCGATGAGACGCAGTGCAAGTGCACCGACGTGAGTGCCCCCCCAACCCGTTAGGCGAGGCGATACCCTGAGGCTCCTTCTACTCCTCCTAGTACTGGTCTGGGATGTGGTCTGGTCGGGTGTGCTGTACTTGGTTGGTTTGCGGTTGGTTAATGGTGGTGGTTATCTATCTTAAGACTGCTTCCTTCCACATCCACTTCGATAAGGTTCACCCGTGAAAAGGATATAGTTTTCTATACATTTTTGAGGCTGGTCTCTCTATAATTTTTGAGgcttctttttattatttttttattatttattcaaagtattttgcagtaaaaaatattattttcttgaaaaatctTTTACTTTCTACCACCTTCTATGaactaatattttatttgtatttattcaGAACTTTTGTCAGAACttatttcatttgttttttcaactgtttaaaaaaaaaaaaaacataacgCACACCTTTcctttaattttgaatttaaaaatgtgtccacttttaaaatgtttttactCTTGTTTCTTTTGTGTTTCATTTTAGATCAAAAATGTCCAGTATTACACTTAGAAACTACACTACACACTTACTATCTACCTACTTACTCTCGTTAAGAtcaattttgtaaacatttttttaagaattctGTTAAACTTAAACCATTTGTGATATTgttaaaataacaataactaACTAAAATTAGGAATTAGGGAGTAGGATGAAATACGTAACTTATGTAGCTGAGTTGAGGCACAGATTGTGATGTGAGTACTTGTCTTgcttaaatgtttaaataatatcCCCCTAAATCCtattttttactattttaatGCATGCGCCTAACAGTTCCTCCTTACTCGGCTTGATTCCACTCCAAGATCCTCTGCATAAAAGGTTCCTGAACCTTTTAGCTTGCTGGTCACACTTGAATGCTAGTGTGGTCGATACCCTTTATTAAATATCCTTATCCTTTGATAcgcttattttatttatgctctTGTTTTTTAACCCTTAGCCGATGGCACCCGTGGATGTGTTGGATCGAAAACGCTTTATCGTCCAGGCCATACCGGTGGAAGCCGATAATACTACCCTGTACAGCGTTTAAGAGCATAGTTCTAGGATTAAGGAGTACGAGAAGTACGATGGAGAAGGAACGACCACTTCCTGGAGGGGCATGCCCGAGTACTGAGAAGAAAACCAACCAAGAAACCAACCACAtatactttattattatttatagttATTGATTAATTATAGGCTATTtacgaaacaaaacaaaacattccCCCTACAATTCCGATCGTTTTCAGTATTTTCTTCCCattcgaaaaattataataatttttttttaaataatttgcataaattttaaGGGCGTTCCCCATTGTCGCGACCTTGCATAGTATTGTTTCATGTTTGagttttaaattgtaaaaatgGTTAATTATCAACCCAAAGTACTAAGATTATATGTTAATATTATTACATCAAATCATTGTAATATTTTGATggtaatattaatattaaaaatgttaaaattaatcaaaataatcTATATGTGTATCacaaaattagaaaattatataaattggcaCAAATCAAAAGTGTACTTATGTTGACTAGTGTAATCCTCCACACATGATTTCTAATAATTCTTGTATGAAAATGTTACATTTAAGTTTagtataattttttgaaatgaaaataaagtccaattataaaactattatattaaaaataattgttttgtttaaagaaTAAGGGtaacattaaattatttaaatatatatttgaaatGTTATTCTTAAAGAACAGTGTAATATCTTCTGTTATGTGTAACATTATGTTACAAACTACTGTTAAATAGCATCATCTATAACTGCACAGGGTGCACTGTACAAAACATTGGCCAAACCGATAACAGCGTTCCTTTTATCGACATTGGTTCACCTCTAGAGAAAATTTCATGCGCCAAAAACATAAACTAAAGTAAATTTTGTCAAATTAGAGCGTTCTTTAAGTCTCTCAACAGTGGAATATATTTCAAATTAATGGATTATTATTCCAGCTGTTAGAATACCTCGAAGGACTGTGAATTGTCAGTAAAAAATCGCCCTGGAACTAAAGAATCGTCTCCGCATAGGGGGTTGGCGCAGAAGAGAAAGAAGAAGAGCGACAACGCTGcaactggaaaaaaaaattataaacaataaaGGGAATTAAGTGAAAAGAAAATAGTTGAAATGGTCAACTGGGACGTTTAGAGTCCGCATTAGAACCGGATAATCGAAGCTACGCACGAAATAATCAACAAAAGATGCAGGTAAGGGgcgaaaaatcaaaacaaactcATCGGATGGGCGCTGTGGGAACTGCACCCACACTCCAGAGACTTCTTTGGGGGGGGGCAAATGGTGTGTTCTAGAAGACGTGTCTAGAAATGTGTACTTTTCATGCGAATCTTGACAGAAAACTAATGAGTTTCCCTTCCAGCAAGTGGACGATCCGCCATCGCTGCCCGTGGGCACGGAAGTGAGTGCCAAGTACAAGGGAGCCTTTTGCGAAGCCAAGGTCAGCAAGGTGGTGCGCAACATCAAGGTGAAGGTGGCCTACAAGCAGGGACTGGGATCGGGAATAGTCTCGGATGACGCCATCAAGGCACCCACAGGACAGCTGCGTGTCGGCGCCGTTGTCGAAGTCCGGCATCCGGATCGCAAGGAGACCGTGGAGGCGACTATAACCAAAATCCAGGACTGCTCCCAGTACACGGTGGTCTTCGATGACGGTGACATCACCACACTGAGGCGCACGGCGTTGTGCCTGAAGAGCGGGCGTCACTTTAATGAAAGCGAAACGCTGGACCAGCTGCCACTCACCCATCCGGAGCACTTTGGGAATCCGGTGGTGGGCGGCCGCAGAGGCCGAAGACGTGGCCAGCTGAACGAGGACAGCTCGGACGACGATGACGAGAGCGACGCCAAGGAGGTGGTCAACGAGAAGGAGGAGAACATCGGCAAGGTGGTGTGCGTGGAAACAGAATCGAAGAAGAAGGACAAGGAGAAGTGGTTTCCCGCCCTCGTGGTGGCACCCACAGCTCAGGTAAGCTTACATCTTTGGTTCTCATTGCTTTGGTGACTTATCTCTGGACTTACCACCCAGGCCACTGTAAGGATTCGGGTGAAGGACGAGTACCTGGTGCGATCGTTCAAGGATGGACGCTACTACACGGTGCCCAAGAAGGAGGCCACCGAGTTCACGCGCGAGGTGGCCAGCAAACAGGATGTGCCTGCAGTGCAGGCGGCCTTGGAGTTCCTCGACAGTAGCATCTTGCCGCCGCACTGGGATCGCGACTCCCTATTCGGCCTCTCGAATCTCTCCAGCGACGATGAGGGCGAGATCGATTCCGACTCCTCCGACGACGAGCCGCACGAGGAGAAGGATCGCTTTGTGGCCCAACTGTACAAGTACATGGATGATCGGGGCACTCCGCTGAACAAGGTGCCCTCCATCCAAAGCCGGGACGTGGATCTATACCGTCTCTTCCGGGCGGTGCAGAAGCGCGGTGGCTACAACCGCGTCACCTCGCAGAATCAATGGAAACTGATCGCTGTCCGGCTGGGATTCACGCCCTGCACCGTCAGCGTCATGAATCTCGTGAAGCAGGCGTACAAGAAATTCCTGCAGCCCTACGGCGACTTCCACCGCAAGCTGGGCTGCTCCATGCTGATGACCTCCCGGAACTCCAATCGCAGCAAGGGTCGCAGCCTGGTGCGTGCCAACTCGGTGGCCTCTCCGAAGCCCACGGAAACGACCAAAACCGAAACCATCAGCAAGCTGGCGCAACCGAATCAGTTGGCCAGCACTTCCAGCTCCAccgcagcggcagcagcatcCACCCCGGCCAGGGCTGCCTCCACGGCATCCCAGTCGGCCGCCGAGGAGTCGGAGAACACGAGCGAATCCAGCGTGGTGGTGGAGCCCACCACCAAGAAGCAGCGCAAGGGCTCGGCGGCCAGCAGCCAGCAGggcaaggtgaagagtctggTGGAGAAGTACGAGGAGAAGTCCTCCAGCGGACCAGGTTCCGGAGCAGCTGCTGTCCGGGGAGCATCACCAGCCGCGGCCACAGTCCAGGCAGCCACTGCTCCTGCTTCCACAACCTCGGCTCCTGCAGTTGGAGGAGCTTCCTCTGCAAGCGGAGCCACTACTGGATCGTCCAGTAAGGACACGGAGGCCGATCTGCCGCTGGCCAAGATCAAggcagctgcagcagccgcCGCTGCCACCAGGCACAGTGCCGAGAAGGAGACCAACATCAGTTCTGGGAGCAGCGCCTCCGCTTCCAGCAAGGCCAACTCCGCGGAGCTGCAGCGAAGCCGAGACGCCTCACCGTCGGGTAAGTCCAGAGATACCTTCAAtagtttctatttattttgggTCACATCTTCatgaatttcaaaaatatcttCAATGGTTTTCCGAGTATTGTCCCGCGTCCTAGACTAGCTTCACTTTGACCTTGTGGTAGGCATTGGCCAGGACGCCGCGCAAGTTCCAGATGTACTCGAACTTCTCCGGCTGGACATTGTAGGCTGAGTCCACGGCCTTGGCCCAGATCTCCAGGTCGCCGTGCTGCCGCTGGGCGTCCGTCACTGGCAACCTGGCCGTCCACAAGGACCAGCCGTAGTGCCGGCCATCGGGCTTGTCCTCCTGCTCCAGCTCGGCCACATGCCAGCTCTGGCCCTCGTCGTTGGTGAGGTCCACGCGCACTATCTTCCGTCCGCCTCCGCTCCACGCATAGCCCCGCACTGTGATGTGTCTCCCGTCCCCATCCTCGTCCACCTTCACCCGGGATCCCGGCTGCGGCGTGCATATAGCCGAGGTGACAGGCATAGCCTGGATGGCGTCCGACTTGCTAAAGTCCACGGTGTCCCAGTCCGTGCTCGGACTGAAGCCCTTGTAGTCGTTTTGCTGCCAATGCGAGTCCGACTCCACGTCTGCCACCACAATCCGGGTCAGCCACTTGACATTGCGAGCCCCCACCGTGCCGGGCACTATCACCCGTATGGGATAGCCATGGTCCCGGCTCAAGGGCTCGTCGTTCATTTCGTAGGCGAGCAGGACATCCCCGCGCGGATCCATAGCCTTGGCCAGGGGAATAGAGGCTCCGTAGGGATGGGAAGTGGGATCCAGGTCGGCTCCCTCGAAGATAACGTGCCTGGACTCGTCCGGCTGGACGCCTTGCTGGGCCAGGACATCGCAGAGCCTGGCTCCCGACCACTTGGCATTGCCCACGGCTCCGGCGCCCCACGACAGACCTGCGGATTGGGTTTAAATAAGAGAAGATCATCCCTGTGTCGTCACTCACCCTTGACTGCCTTGAACTTGGTCATCTCCGATCGCCGATTGCCACCACACATGATGGCCGCGGTGACCGAGTGCTTGGGCAGGGCCCTGATCCCCGCCAGGTTCAGAGTCAGAGGCGGCTTGGCGGCGCCCGTTTCAATCTCCAGCTCGTACTCCTCCTCCTTGATGACTGGGACGGGCAGGTGGTTGCGCACGTAGAACAGTTCGTTGGGCGTCAGGAAGTTCTCCGCCAGCATGCCGATGGGCGGCTCCGCGTTGAAGGGGCGCTTGGAGGCGGGCTTCAGCAGGGCgtgccgctggggctcctggGCCCAGGGTGAGCCCAGCTCCGTCTCCACATTGCTCTCGGCCAGGCCACCCTCGAGGTTGCCCACCCGAAAGCCCTCCAGCAGCTCCAGCACCTCCTGGGTGTTGTGCTGCTGGTAGATGGCCCAGAAGGGATCGATGGCACTGCCGGCGGCCATCATAATCTTGTCTCCGCCCGGATGATTCTCCGCAAAATCGGTCACATCATAGACCCCCAGGCCGTAGCTGACCCAGATGCGGGACTCCGCCGAGTTGTGGCTCTCCACCTGGGCTGGCTTGTAGGTGGGCAGGTCGTTTCTAACGGTAACGTGCCACAAGCGGGCCACCTCCTCGGGATCGTCCTTCTCTTTGGCCAGCAGGTCTGTCTTCTTGGGGTCCAACCAATGATAGGCCAGAGCCAGACCTCCAGCCCAGTAGGTGGCGTACAGGAGCTGCTCCAGCCGGCTGTTCGGGTAGCTCCATTGGTAATCCTGTCGTTGCTCCCTCTCCTCCTCGTTGCGGTTGCTCCACCTAGTGGATGTCGTGGCCACAAGACGACGATTTCTGGAGTTGGCCAATCCCCGAAAGCTGCGCCAAAGCAAGCGCATGATTATGTAACCCGGGAAGATCCCCTCCCCAGTGGCTTGGCAATAATCTTCCGAAATTTGATTCCAAGCTTATCCGGTGTCGCGCCCCCCTCGTCTCCTTCTGAGCAACTGCCGTCGCTACCACCGTCTCTGGCTATGCACAGCTGGACTCTTGGCTATTCCTCCAGCTAATGATGTGGTTCTCGGTGACCCCAAAACCCCCCGGCCACCAGTCAATTGATAAGCAATCTAAGGCAAcgctaattttttgttgattctGTTTGTTTTCTTCTTATCGCGGCACGCAGTACACGCACGCACTCACGCCAGCACACCTGTTTGCCGTGCCATCGATAACAGCTATCGCTTGGCTATCGTATAACCGATAACCAGTCACAAGCATCGAGTCGGCGAAaagcaattaataaaaaaagaaataaataggAAAATGCAAGTTGAACGCTATAGGCTTCTGAATTCGCACAAGTGGGTAGattgcaga
It encodes the following:
- the Pvf1 gene encoding uncharacterized protein Pvf1, which encodes MTQTRYREPFHQPLTLLPLLLLVILPMASRTAGVALLNTNSALPAQRFFYASGSGSTAAAESTQTKVRLLRQVGDAAPLEEGSCCQGSASTSADSMLLPLEGVSSSELGNATAVDYDVSGEASSKENFKRHVTRAAIRNATPASCSPQPTIVELKPPGTESVNFYYFPSCTRINRCSGCCGSTLISCQPTETEIVQLRVRKVDRSGAGPRRLTAIVDVEQHLACRCDCRIKEGDCNAYQSYRQELCRCECHNTDAKDKCLEQPDTKYWDDANCTCACRYNQSCTTGTVFDETQCKCTDPMAPVDVLDRKRFIVQAIPVEADNTTLYSV
- the shop gene encoding sulfite oxidase, mitochondrial, translating into MRLLWRSFRGLANSRNRRLVATTSTRWSNRNEEEREQRQDYQWSYPNSRLEQLLYATYWAGGLALAYHWLDPKKTDLLAKEKDDPEEVARLWHVTVRNDLPTYKPAQVESHNSAESRIWVSYGLGVYDVTDFAENHPGGDKIMMAAGSAIDPFWAIYQQHNTQEVLELLEGFRVGNLEGGLAESNVETELGSPWAQEPQRHALLKPASKRPFNAEPPIGMLAENFLTPNELFYVRNHLPVPVIKEEEYELEIETGAAKPPLTLNLAGIRALPKHSVTAAIMCGGNRRSEMTKFKAVKGLSWGAGAVGNAKWSGARLCDVLAQQGVQPDESRHVIFEGADLDPTSHPYGASIPLAKAMDPRGDVLLAYEMNDEPLSRDHGYPIRVIVPGTVGARNVKWLTRIVVADVESDSHWQQNDYKGFSPSTDWDTVDFSKSDAIQAMPVTSAICTPQPGSRVKVDEDGDGRHITVRGYAWSGGGRKIVRVDLTNDEGQSWHVAELEQEDKPDGRHYGWSLWTARLPVTDAQRQHGDLEIWAKAVDSAYNVQPEKFEYIWNLRGVLANAYHKVKVKLV